A region of Salvia splendens isolate huo1 chromosome 17, SspV2, whole genome shotgun sequence DNA encodes the following proteins:
- the LOC121774578 gene encoding formin-like protein 1 has translation MGKGIIDALIHSIPSPISNPPFPAPSPEPQLPKYPFSSSLPPPDPLTSPPNPFFPSDSLPPPPPSSSSSPTSSAFATFPANISSLVLPSSHHPSHKPLKLLISLILSLSLLSLASLLLLLLRLRLSPSPPPKSDSLRLFPPDTPPSDSKPPPPSYPLHTPTSSSSEFLYLGTLSTPPNQPNNPNLTYHRLGSPELHPLPPLPRQLSRQIPPENQENDEGQEEEEDEFFSPRGNKATEFNKSRSLNSLPFNSPAYSISPERSPSVAANAASPQSKSPDSLASFPGPLRRFIPPPPAPAFSPFSPSSTEEGGTTTRDCSPRTSSFSGAPPAPPPPARPWDAAAGPPELVAPTRKVVGADKGSLRNSEEVLKPKLKPLHWDKVRASSDRAMVWDQLKSSSFQLNEEMIETLFMANSNGNGKDGVRRQLVGEASQENLVLDPKKSQNIAILLRALNVTVDEVCEALVEGNADALGSELLESLLRMAPTKEEERKLKEFRDESPFKLGTAEAFLKAVLDIPFAFKRVDAMLYTANFESEVEHLKRSFDTLELACKELKSSRMFRKLLEAVLKTGNRMNVGTNRGDAHAFKLDTLLKLVDVKGADGKTTLLHFVVQEIIRAEGARLSGVDQNPTAPMPTLQDEVEYRKLGLQVVSGLGGELTNVKKAAAMDADVLSNDVARLAAGVSKITEVLKLNEELPSKESSRRFSDCMSEFSKNMETEIVNVQAQEGIALSMVKGLTEYFHGDSAKEEAHLLRLFIVVRDFLSTLDRVCKDVGKINERAMMNSGRPIPMPAAPSLPQVFPTFYERPQSSSSDGEDFSSE, from the exons ATGGGGAAGGGGATTATTGATGCCCTTATACACAGTATA CCCTCCCCCATCTCCAACCCCCCCTTCCCCGCCCCCTCCCCCGAACCCCAACTTCCCAAATACCCCTTCTCCTCCTCCCTCCCCCCACCCGACCCCCTCACCTCCCCCCCCAACCCCTTCTTCCCCTCCGACTCCCTCCCCCCACCTCCcccttcttcctcctcttctccCACTTCCTCCGCTTTCGCCACATTCCCCGCCAATATCTCCTCCCTCGTCCTCCCCTCCTCCCACCACCCTTCCCACAAGCCCCTCAAGCTCCTCATCTCCCtcatcctctccctctccctcctctCCCTCGCCTCcctcctccttctccttctccgcctccgcctctccCCCTCCCCTCCCCCCAAATCCGACAGCCTCCGCCTCTTCCCCCCCGACACCCCCCCCTCCGACTCCAAACCCCCTCCCCCCTCCTACCCCCTCCACACccccacctcctcctcctccgaatTCCTCTACCTCGGCACCCTCTCCACCCCCCCCAACCAACCCAACAACCCCAACCTCACCTACCACCGCCTCGGCTCCCCGGAACTCCACCCCCTCCCCCCACTCCCCCGCCAGCTCTCCCGCCAAATCCCCCCGGAAAATCAAGAAAACGATGAaggacaagaagaagaagaagatgaatttTTCTCCCCAAGAGGCAACAAAGCCACCGAATTCAACAAAAGCAGAAGCCTCAACTCCCTCCCCTTCAACTCGCCGGCCTACTCCATCTCGCCGGAGCGCAGCCCCTCCGTCGCCGCCAACGCCGCCAGCCCACAATCAAAATCCCCGGACAGCCTCGCCAGCTTCCCAGGCCCGCTCCGGCGATTTATCCCTCCGCCGCCTGCCCCGGCGTTCTCCCCGTTCTCGCCCTCCTCCACGGAGGAGGGCGGGACCACCACCCGAGACTGCTCCCCGCGCACCTCGAGCTTCTCGGGAGCCCCTCCCGCCCCCCCTCCCCCGGCCCGGCCGTGGGACGCCGCGGCCGGGCCCCCGGAGCTCGTGGCCCCCACCAGGAAAGTGGTGGGAGCGGACAAGGGCAGTTTGAGGAATTCGGAGGAGGTTTTGAAGCCGAAGTTGAAGCCTCTGCATTGGGATAAAGTGAGAGCTAGTTCAGATAGAGCTATGGTTTGGGATCAGCTCAAATCTAGTTCATTTCA GTTGAACGAGGAGATGATCGAGACGCTGTTCATGGCTAATTCGAATGGTAACGGGAAAGACGGGGTTAGGCGCCAGTTGGTCGGGGAAGCCAGCCAGGAAAACCTCGTGCTTGACCCGAAGAAGTCTCAGAACATCGCTATATTGCTGAGAGCTCTGAATGTGACCGTTGATGAAGTTTGCGAAGCACTCGTTGAAG GAAACGCGGATGCACTGGGGAGCGAGCTTCTTGAGAGTTTGTTGAGGATGGCGCCTACGAAAGAGGAAGAGCGTAAGTTAAAGGAATTCAGGGACGAATCACCATTCAAACTTGGTACCGCTGAGGCGTTTCTAAAAGCAGTACTCGATATACCTTTTGCGTTCAAGAGGGTTGATGCGATGCTCTACACTGCCAACTTCGAGTCGGAAGTCGAACACCTCAAGAGGTCGTTTGACACGCTAGAG TTGGCTTGTAAAGAACTCAAGAGCAGCAGAATGTTCCGAAAACTGCTAGAGGCCGTGCTCAAGACCGGGAACCGAATGAACGTCGGGACCAACAGGGGTGACGCCCATGCCTTCAAGCTTGACACGCTTCTTAAGCTCGTAGATGTGAAGGGTGCGGATGGCAAGACTACACTTCTTCACTTTGTCGTCCAAGAGATCATCAGGGCGGAAGGTGCACGCCTATCTGGTGTCGACCAGAATCCGACCGCCCCGATGCCCACTCTCCAAGACGAAGTGGAGTACCGGAAGCTAGGTCTTCAAGTCGTCTCGGGATTGGGCGGAGAGCTCACGAACGTGAAGAAAGCCGCTGCCATGGACGCTGATGTGCTCAGCAACGACGTTGCAAGACTAGCCGCTGGGGTTTCGAAGATCACCGAGGTGCTCAAGCTGAATGAGGAGCTCCCGTCGAAGGAGAGCAGCCGGAGATTCTCTGACTGCATGAGCGAGTTCTCGAAGAACATGGAGACGGAGATAGTGAACGTCCAAGCTCAAGAGGGCATAGCGCTCTCGATGGTGAAGGGTTTGACCGAGTATTTCCACGGCGACTCGGCTAAGGAGGAAGCCCACCTGTTGCGGTTGTTCATAGTCGTCCGCGACTTCCTCTCAACTCTCGACCGAGTCTGCAAGGACGTTGGCAAGATCAACGAGCGCGCCATGATGAATTCGGGCCGGCCGATCCCGATGCCCGCGGCTCCCAGCCTCCCTCAAGTCTTCCCCACATTCTACGAGAGACCACAGAGTAGCTCCTCCGACGGTGAGGATTTTTCGTCGGAGTAG